One Athene noctua chromosome 30, bAthNoc1.hap1.1, whole genome shotgun sequence genomic region harbors:
- the POU6F1 gene encoding POU domain, class 6, transcription factor 1 isoform X2 yields MLRNFTATVKLLSEAPHRCLQSCAGTQSPTVVPRREGLVKGPKKREKKRLNPEHRSPAACPEEQDTAASSISCQECPFTPEQTHVEGLSPLPLRRDTMDTEAVQPQEASLTVNEQVIVMSSHETIRVLEVGVDTPLPAEEDRKVLEIPPGEVARGSPRETGHPGREDNNPPSTQSSCSGEAAGKAKAAAGASPGTVPSVGTFSHATSQQPQMLAPLALQATPQVLTQENLATVVTGVMVPAGTVTQPLLIPISIAGQVAGGIFKPPIANLQAAAVLNTTTIQAPVQPAQPLPAAVQPRPPLQPPGVFPAAPGQPPILPQPAAAPTPPVAKPLETQTQITIQPAGFAFNPGIISAASLGGQTQLLGSLAAAPVIANTISSVQGITGQILTNAQGQVIGTLPWVVNPPGMAAASPAPAALPAPNLQVQTVTPQLLLNAQGQVIATLAGSAIQAATIKKTGTPEPPAKNEVQPIQPAPALSQPAVVVANPAPAAKASSTPVPITCSETPTVSQLVSKPPAPNSSAEEDGINLEEIREFAKNFKIRRLSLGLTQTQVGQALTATEGPAYSQSAICRFEKLDITPKSAQKLKPVLEKWLSEAELRNQEGQQNLMEFVGGEPSKKRKRRTSFTPQAIEALNAYFEKNALPTGQEITEIAKELNYDREVVRVWFCNRRQTLKNTSKLNVFQIP; encoded by the exons ATGTTGAGGAATTTCACAGCTACTGTAAAACTGCTCAGTGAGGCTCCACATCGCTGCCTGCAGTCCTGTGCCGGGACCCAAAGCCCCACCGTGGTACCACGCCGGGAGGGGTTGGTGAAGGGTccaaagaagagggagaaaaagcg CCTAAACCCGGAGCACCGCAGCCCAGCGGCCTGCCCCGAGGAGCAGGACACAGCAGCCAGCTCCATCTCCTGCCAGGAGTGTCCGTTCACCCCAGAGCAAACA CATGTGGAAGGTCTGAGCCCTCTCCCACTTCGCCGGGACACCATGGACACCGAAGCCGTGCAGCCCCAGGAGGCCTCGCTGACGGTCAACGAGCAG GTTATTGTCATGTCCAGCCACGAAACCATCCGAGTGCTGGAGGTCGGCGTGGACACCCCGCTCCCGGCCGAGGAGGACCGGAAAGTTTTGGAGATACCCCCAGGGGAGGTAGCACGGGGCTCCCCGAGAGAGACCGGCCACCCAGGCAGAGAGGACAacaacccccccagcacccagagctCCTGCAGCGGGGAGGCGGCCG GCAAAGCCAAAGCAGCGGCCGGAGCGTCCCCCGGCACCGTTCCCTCCGTCGGCACCTTCAGCCACGCCACGAGCCAGCAGCCGCAGATGTTGGCCCCGCTGGCCCTGCAGGCCACCCCGCAG GTCTTGACTCAGGAAAACTTAGCAACAGTTGTGACAGGAGTAATGGTTCCAGCAGGGACAGTTACTCAACCTCTTCTTATCCCCATCAGTATTGCAGGTCAAGTGGCAG GGGGAATTTTCAAACCACCTATAGCCAATCTGCAAG CTGCCGCCGTGCTGAACACAACCACCATCCAAGCGCCGGTGcagcctgcccagcccctgccggCTGCGgtccagccccggccccccctccagccccccggCGTGttccccgccgcgcccggccaGCCCCCCATCCTGCCACAGCCCGCCGCAGCGCCCACGCCGCCCGTGGCCAAGCCCTTAGAGACGCAGACTCAGATCACCATCCAGCCCGCCGGATTTGCCTTTAACCCTGGCATA ATCAGCGCGGCGTCTCTCGGGGGCCAAACCCAGCTCCTGGGCTCCTTGGCAGCCGCCCCCGTGATCGCAAACACCATCTCCAGCGTGCAGGGCATCACGGGCCAGATCCTGACCAACGCCCAGGGCCAG GTGATCGGGACGCTGCCGTGGGTGGTGAACCCCCCCGGGATGGCGGCAGccagccccgccccggccgctctGCCGGCCCCCAACCTGCAGGTACAGACGGTGACGCCGCAGCTGCTGCTCAATGCCCAGGGCCAGGTCATCGCCACGCTGGCCGGCAGCGCCATCCAGGCGGCCACCATCAAGAAAACCggcacccccgagccccccgccaAGAACGAG gTCCAGCCCATCCAGCCGgccccagctctctcccagcCGGCCGTGGTGGTGGCAAACCCGGCGCCGGCAGCGAAGGCTTCCTCCACCCCCGTCCCCATCACCTGCTCGGAGACCCCCACCGTCAGCCAGCTGGTCTCCA AGCCCCCGGCCCCCAACAGCAGCGCGGAGGAGGATGGGATTAACCTGGAGGAGATCCGGGAATTTGCCAAGAACTTCAAGATCCGCCGCTTGTCCCTCGGGCTGACCCAGACGCAGGTGGGACAGGCCCTAACGGCCACCGAGGGACCCGCCTACAGCCAGTCGGCCATTTGCAG GTTCGAGAAGCTGGACATCACCCCCAAGAGCGCCCAGAAGCTGAAACCGGTGCTGGAGAAGTGGTTGAGCGAAGCCGAGCTCCGTAACCAAGAGGGGCAACAAAACCTGATGGAATTTGTCGGGGGGGAACCGTCTAAAAAACGGAAGCGCCGAACGTCCTTCACCCCGCAGGCCATCGAGGCTCTCAACGCCTACTTCGAGAAGAACGCCCTGCCCACGGGCCAGGAGATCACCGAGATCGCCAAGGAGCTCAACTACGACCGCGAAGTCGTCCGCGTCTGGTTCTGCAACCGCCGGCAGACCCTCAAAAACACCAGTAAACTCAACGTCTTTCAGATCCCCTAa
- the POU6F1 gene encoding POU domain, class 6, transcription factor 1 isoform X1: MLRNFTATVKLLSEAPHRCLQSCAGTQSPTVVPRREGLVKGPKKREKKRLNPEHRSPAACPEEQDTAASSISCQECPFTPEQTHVEGLSPLPLRRDTMDTEAVQPQEASLTVNEQVIVMSSHETIRVLEVGVDTPLPAEEDRKVLEIPPGEVARGSPRETGHPGREDNNPPSTQSSCSGEAAGKAKAAAGASPGTVPSVGTFSHATSQQPQMLAPLALQATPQVLTQENLATVVTGVMVPAGTVTQPLLIPISIAGQVAGQQGLAVWTFPTATVAALPGLTAASPTGGIFKPPIANLQAAAVLNTTTIQAPVQPAQPLPAAVQPRPPLQPPGVFPAAPGQPPILPQPAAAPTPPVAKPLETQTQITIQPAGFAFNPGIISAASLGGQTQLLGSLAAAPVIANTISSVQGITGQILTNAQGQVIGTLPWVVNPPGMAAASPAPAALPAPNLQVQTVTPQLLLNAQGQVIATLAGSAIQAATIKKTGTPEPPAKNEVQPIQPAPALSQPAVVVANPAPAAKASSTPVPITCSETPTVSQLVSKPPAPNSSAEEDGINLEEIREFAKNFKIRRLSLGLTQTQVGQALTATEGPAYSQSAICRFEKLDITPKSAQKLKPVLEKWLSEAELRNQEGQQNLMEFVGGEPSKKRKRRTSFTPQAIEALNAYFEKNALPTGQEITEIAKELNYDREVVRVWFCNRRQTLKNTSKLNVFQIP; encoded by the exons ATGTTGAGGAATTTCACAGCTACTGTAAAACTGCTCAGTGAGGCTCCACATCGCTGCCTGCAGTCCTGTGCCGGGACCCAAAGCCCCACCGTGGTACCACGCCGGGAGGGGTTGGTGAAGGGTccaaagaagagggagaaaaagcg CCTAAACCCGGAGCACCGCAGCCCAGCGGCCTGCCCCGAGGAGCAGGACACAGCAGCCAGCTCCATCTCCTGCCAGGAGTGTCCGTTCACCCCAGAGCAAACA CATGTGGAAGGTCTGAGCCCTCTCCCACTTCGCCGGGACACCATGGACACCGAAGCCGTGCAGCCCCAGGAGGCCTCGCTGACGGTCAACGAGCAG GTTATTGTCATGTCCAGCCACGAAACCATCCGAGTGCTGGAGGTCGGCGTGGACACCCCGCTCCCGGCCGAGGAGGACCGGAAAGTTTTGGAGATACCCCCAGGGGAGGTAGCACGGGGCTCCCCGAGAGAGACCGGCCACCCAGGCAGAGAGGACAacaacccccccagcacccagagctCCTGCAGCGGGGAGGCGGCCG GCAAAGCCAAAGCAGCGGCCGGAGCGTCCCCCGGCACCGTTCCCTCCGTCGGCACCTTCAGCCACGCCACGAGCCAGCAGCCGCAGATGTTGGCCCCGCTGGCCCTGCAGGCCACCCCGCAG GTCTTGACTCAGGAAAACTTAGCAACAGTTGTGACAGGAGTAATGGTTCCAGCAGGGACAGTTACTCAACCTCTTCTTATCCCCATCAGTATTGCAGGTCAAGTGGCAGGTCAGCAGGGGCTGGCTGTGTGGACATTTCCTACAGCAACGGTcgctgcccttcccggactgacGGCTGCTTCTCCTACAGGGGGAATTTTCAAACCACCTATAGCCAATCTGCAAG CTGCCGCCGTGCTGAACACAACCACCATCCAAGCGCCGGTGcagcctgcccagcccctgccggCTGCGgtccagccccggccccccctccagccccccggCGTGttccccgccgcgcccggccaGCCCCCCATCCTGCCACAGCCCGCCGCAGCGCCCACGCCGCCCGTGGCCAAGCCCTTAGAGACGCAGACTCAGATCACCATCCAGCCCGCCGGATTTGCCTTTAACCCTGGCATA ATCAGCGCGGCGTCTCTCGGGGGCCAAACCCAGCTCCTGGGCTCCTTGGCAGCCGCCCCCGTGATCGCAAACACCATCTCCAGCGTGCAGGGCATCACGGGCCAGATCCTGACCAACGCCCAGGGCCAG GTGATCGGGACGCTGCCGTGGGTGGTGAACCCCCCCGGGATGGCGGCAGccagccccgccccggccgctctGCCGGCCCCCAACCTGCAGGTACAGACGGTGACGCCGCAGCTGCTGCTCAATGCCCAGGGCCAGGTCATCGCCACGCTGGCCGGCAGCGCCATCCAGGCGGCCACCATCAAGAAAACCggcacccccgagccccccgccaAGAACGAG gTCCAGCCCATCCAGCCGgccccagctctctcccagcCGGCCGTGGTGGTGGCAAACCCGGCGCCGGCAGCGAAGGCTTCCTCCACCCCCGTCCCCATCACCTGCTCGGAGACCCCCACCGTCAGCCAGCTGGTCTCCA AGCCCCCGGCCCCCAACAGCAGCGCGGAGGAGGATGGGATTAACCTGGAGGAGATCCGGGAATTTGCCAAGAACTTCAAGATCCGCCGCTTGTCCCTCGGGCTGACCCAGACGCAGGTGGGACAGGCCCTAACGGCCACCGAGGGACCCGCCTACAGCCAGTCGGCCATTTGCAG GTTCGAGAAGCTGGACATCACCCCCAAGAGCGCCCAGAAGCTGAAACCGGTGCTGGAGAAGTGGTTGAGCGAAGCCGAGCTCCGTAACCAAGAGGGGCAACAAAACCTGATGGAATTTGTCGGGGGGGAACCGTCTAAAAAACGGAAGCGCCGAACGTCCTTCACCCCGCAGGCCATCGAGGCTCTCAACGCCTACTTCGAGAAGAACGCCCTGCCCACGGGCCAGGAGATCACCGAGATCGCCAAGGAGCTCAACTACGACCGCGAAGTCGTCCGCGTCTGGTTCTGCAACCGCCGGCAGACCCTCAAAAACACCAGTAAACTCAACGTCTTTCAGATCCCCTAa
- the POU6F1 gene encoding POU domain, class 6, transcription factor 1 isoform X3 — MLQQNVQTQVWSCAQRSLNPEHRSPAACPEEQDTAASSISCQECPFTPEQTHVEGLSPLPLRRDTMDTEAVQPQEASLTVNEQVIVMSSHETIRVLEVGVDTPLPAEEDRKVLEIPPGEVARGSPRETGHPGREDNNPPSTQSSCSGEAAGKAKAAAGASPGTVPSVGTFSHATSQQPQMLAPLALQATPQVLTQENLATVVTGVMVPAGTVTQPLLIPISIAGQVAGQQGLAVWTFPTATVAALPGLTAASPTGGIFKPPIANLQAAAVLNTTTIQAPVQPAQPLPAAVQPRPPLQPPGVFPAAPGQPPILPQPAAAPTPPVAKPLETQTQITIQPAGFAFNPGIISAASLGGQTQLLGSLAAAPVIANTISSVQGITGQILTNAQGQVIGTLPWVVNPPGMAAASPAPAALPAPNLQVQTVTPQLLLNAQGQVIATLAGSAIQAATIKKTGTPEPPAKNEVQPIQPAPALSQPAVVVANPAPAAKASSTPVPITCSETPTVSQLVSKPPAPNSSAEEDGINLEEIREFAKNFKIRRLSLGLTQTQVGQALTATEGPAYSQSAICRFEKLDITPKSAQKLKPVLEKWLSEAELRNQEGQQNLMEFVGGEPSKKRKRRTSFTPQAIEALNAYFEKNALPTGQEITEIAKELNYDREVVRVWFCNRRQTLKNTSKLNVFQIP; from the exons CCTAAACCCGGAGCACCGCAGCCCAGCGGCCTGCCCCGAGGAGCAGGACACAGCAGCCAGCTCCATCTCCTGCCAGGAGTGTCCGTTCACCCCAGAGCAAACA CATGTGGAAGGTCTGAGCCCTCTCCCACTTCGCCGGGACACCATGGACACCGAAGCCGTGCAGCCCCAGGAGGCCTCGCTGACGGTCAACGAGCAG GTTATTGTCATGTCCAGCCACGAAACCATCCGAGTGCTGGAGGTCGGCGTGGACACCCCGCTCCCGGCCGAGGAGGACCGGAAAGTTTTGGAGATACCCCCAGGGGAGGTAGCACGGGGCTCCCCGAGAGAGACCGGCCACCCAGGCAGAGAGGACAacaacccccccagcacccagagctCCTGCAGCGGGGAGGCGGCCG GCAAAGCCAAAGCAGCGGCCGGAGCGTCCCCCGGCACCGTTCCCTCCGTCGGCACCTTCAGCCACGCCACGAGCCAGCAGCCGCAGATGTTGGCCCCGCTGGCCCTGCAGGCCACCCCGCAG GTCTTGACTCAGGAAAACTTAGCAACAGTTGTGACAGGAGTAATGGTTCCAGCAGGGACAGTTACTCAACCTCTTCTTATCCCCATCAGTATTGCAGGTCAAGTGGCAGGTCAGCAGGGGCTGGCTGTGTGGACATTTCCTACAGCAACGGTcgctgcccttcccggactgacGGCTGCTTCTCCTACAGGGGGAATTTTCAAACCACCTATAGCCAATCTGCAAG CTGCCGCCGTGCTGAACACAACCACCATCCAAGCGCCGGTGcagcctgcccagcccctgccggCTGCGgtccagccccggccccccctccagccccccggCGTGttccccgccgcgcccggccaGCCCCCCATCCTGCCACAGCCCGCCGCAGCGCCCACGCCGCCCGTGGCCAAGCCCTTAGAGACGCAGACTCAGATCACCATCCAGCCCGCCGGATTTGCCTTTAACCCTGGCATA ATCAGCGCGGCGTCTCTCGGGGGCCAAACCCAGCTCCTGGGCTCCTTGGCAGCCGCCCCCGTGATCGCAAACACCATCTCCAGCGTGCAGGGCATCACGGGCCAGATCCTGACCAACGCCCAGGGCCAG GTGATCGGGACGCTGCCGTGGGTGGTGAACCCCCCCGGGATGGCGGCAGccagccccgccccggccgctctGCCGGCCCCCAACCTGCAGGTACAGACGGTGACGCCGCAGCTGCTGCTCAATGCCCAGGGCCAGGTCATCGCCACGCTGGCCGGCAGCGCCATCCAGGCGGCCACCATCAAGAAAACCggcacccccgagccccccgccaAGAACGAG gTCCAGCCCATCCAGCCGgccccagctctctcccagcCGGCCGTGGTGGTGGCAAACCCGGCGCCGGCAGCGAAGGCTTCCTCCACCCCCGTCCCCATCACCTGCTCGGAGACCCCCACCGTCAGCCAGCTGGTCTCCA AGCCCCCGGCCCCCAACAGCAGCGCGGAGGAGGATGGGATTAACCTGGAGGAGATCCGGGAATTTGCCAAGAACTTCAAGATCCGCCGCTTGTCCCTCGGGCTGACCCAGACGCAGGTGGGACAGGCCCTAACGGCCACCGAGGGACCCGCCTACAGCCAGTCGGCCATTTGCAG GTTCGAGAAGCTGGACATCACCCCCAAGAGCGCCCAGAAGCTGAAACCGGTGCTGGAGAAGTGGTTGAGCGAAGCCGAGCTCCGTAACCAAGAGGGGCAACAAAACCTGATGGAATTTGTCGGGGGGGAACCGTCTAAAAAACGGAAGCGCCGAACGTCCTTCACCCCGCAGGCCATCGAGGCTCTCAACGCCTACTTCGAGAAGAACGCCCTGCCCACGGGCCAGGAGATCACCGAGATCGCCAAGGAGCTCAACTACGACCGCGAAGTCGTCCGCGTCTGGTTCTGCAACCGCCGGCAGACCCTCAAAAACACCAGTAAACTCAACGTCTTTCAGATCCCCTAa
- the POU6F1 gene encoding POU domain, class 6, transcription factor 1 isoform X4 — translation MDTEAVQPQEASLTVNEQVIVMSSHETIRVLEVGVDTPLPAEEDRKVLEIPPGEVARGSPRETGHPGREDNNPPSTQSSCSGEAAGKAKAAAGASPGTVPSVGTFSHATSQQPQMLAPLALQATPQVLTQENLATVVTGVMVPAGTVTQPLLIPISIAGQVAGQQGLAVWTFPTATVAALPGLTAASPTGGIFKPPIANLQAAAVLNTTTIQAPVQPAQPLPAAVQPRPPLQPPGVFPAAPGQPPILPQPAAAPTPPVAKPLETQTQITIQPAGFAFNPGIISAASLGGQTQLLGSLAAAPVIANTISSVQGITGQILTNAQGQVIGTLPWVVNPPGMAAASPAPAALPAPNLQVQTVTPQLLLNAQGQVIATLAGSAIQAATIKKTGTPEPPAKNEVQPIQPAPALSQPAVVVANPAPAAKASSTPVPITCSETPTVSQLVSKPPAPNSSAEEDGINLEEIREFAKNFKIRRLSLGLTQTQVGQALTATEGPAYSQSAICRFEKLDITPKSAQKLKPVLEKWLSEAELRNQEGQQNLMEFVGGEPSKKRKRRTSFTPQAIEALNAYFEKNALPTGQEITEIAKELNYDREVVRVWFCNRRQTLKNTSKLNVFQIP, via the exons ATGGACACCGAAGCCGTGCAGCCCCAGGAGGCCTCGCTGACGGTCAACGAGCAG GTTATTGTCATGTCCAGCCACGAAACCATCCGAGTGCTGGAGGTCGGCGTGGACACCCCGCTCCCGGCCGAGGAGGACCGGAAAGTTTTGGAGATACCCCCAGGGGAGGTAGCACGGGGCTCCCCGAGAGAGACCGGCCACCCAGGCAGAGAGGACAacaacccccccagcacccagagctCCTGCAGCGGGGAGGCGGCCG GCAAAGCCAAAGCAGCGGCCGGAGCGTCCCCCGGCACCGTTCCCTCCGTCGGCACCTTCAGCCACGCCACGAGCCAGCAGCCGCAGATGTTGGCCCCGCTGGCCCTGCAGGCCACCCCGCAG GTCTTGACTCAGGAAAACTTAGCAACAGTTGTGACAGGAGTAATGGTTCCAGCAGGGACAGTTACTCAACCTCTTCTTATCCCCATCAGTATTGCAGGTCAAGTGGCAGGTCAGCAGGGGCTGGCTGTGTGGACATTTCCTACAGCAACGGTcgctgcccttcccggactgacGGCTGCTTCTCCTACAGGGGGAATTTTCAAACCACCTATAGCCAATCTGCAAG CTGCCGCCGTGCTGAACACAACCACCATCCAAGCGCCGGTGcagcctgcccagcccctgccggCTGCGgtccagccccggccccccctccagccccccggCGTGttccccgccgcgcccggccaGCCCCCCATCCTGCCACAGCCCGCCGCAGCGCCCACGCCGCCCGTGGCCAAGCCCTTAGAGACGCAGACTCAGATCACCATCCAGCCCGCCGGATTTGCCTTTAACCCTGGCATA ATCAGCGCGGCGTCTCTCGGGGGCCAAACCCAGCTCCTGGGCTCCTTGGCAGCCGCCCCCGTGATCGCAAACACCATCTCCAGCGTGCAGGGCATCACGGGCCAGATCCTGACCAACGCCCAGGGCCAG GTGATCGGGACGCTGCCGTGGGTGGTGAACCCCCCCGGGATGGCGGCAGccagccccgccccggccgctctGCCGGCCCCCAACCTGCAGGTACAGACGGTGACGCCGCAGCTGCTGCTCAATGCCCAGGGCCAGGTCATCGCCACGCTGGCCGGCAGCGCCATCCAGGCGGCCACCATCAAGAAAACCggcacccccgagccccccgccaAGAACGAG gTCCAGCCCATCCAGCCGgccccagctctctcccagcCGGCCGTGGTGGTGGCAAACCCGGCGCCGGCAGCGAAGGCTTCCTCCACCCCCGTCCCCATCACCTGCTCGGAGACCCCCACCGTCAGCCAGCTGGTCTCCA AGCCCCCGGCCCCCAACAGCAGCGCGGAGGAGGATGGGATTAACCTGGAGGAGATCCGGGAATTTGCCAAGAACTTCAAGATCCGCCGCTTGTCCCTCGGGCTGACCCAGACGCAGGTGGGACAGGCCCTAACGGCCACCGAGGGACCCGCCTACAGCCAGTCGGCCATTTGCAG GTTCGAGAAGCTGGACATCACCCCCAAGAGCGCCCAGAAGCTGAAACCGGTGCTGGAGAAGTGGTTGAGCGAAGCCGAGCTCCGTAACCAAGAGGGGCAACAAAACCTGATGGAATTTGTCGGGGGGGAACCGTCTAAAAAACGGAAGCGCCGAACGTCCTTCACCCCGCAGGCCATCGAGGCTCTCAACGCCTACTTCGAGAAGAACGCCCTGCCCACGGGCCAGGAGATCACCGAGATCGCCAAGGAGCTCAACTACGACCGCGAAGTCGTCCGCGTCTGGTTCTGCAACCGCCGGCAGACCCTCAAAAACACCAGTAAACTCAACGTCTTTCAGATCCCCTAa